The following coding sequences lie in one Arachis ipaensis cultivar K30076 chromosome B03, Araip1.1, whole genome shotgun sequence genomic window:
- the LOC107629885 gene encoding uncharacterized protein LOC107629885, translated as MSTLVRNSTLSFSRKYRYESLGQLLGRDKMVKSISYRRRRAKQRQIFLTTYKLSSLNDDDFDVVDNGDNNNNNNKNKKPGMKKVAVKVKKIVASVLMFMRTASFRSSCNNPRTSSAIADATSPLSNRKNRF; from the coding sequence ATGAGCACCCTTGTCCGAAACTCAACCCTCTCTTTCAGTCGCAAATACAGATACGAGTCACTTGGGCAGCTTCTTGGCAGGGACAAAATGGTCAAATCAATTAGTTACAGGCGCAGAAGAGCCAAGCAGAGGCAAATCTTTCTCACAACTTACAAGTTATCTTCTTTGAACGATGATGATTTTGATGTTGTGGACAACGgtgacaataataataataataataagaacaaGAAGCCTGGGATGAAGAAGGTTGCCGTTAAGGTTAAAAAGATTGTGGCCTCTGTTTTGATGTTCATGAGAACTGCTTCTTTCAGATCTTCGTGTAATAATCCTAGGACCTCTTCTGCCATAGCTGATGCAACATCTCCGCTATCAAATAGGAAGAATCGATTCTGA